ATAACCTTCAAGACATACGTGCCTCTCAATGTCGGACTCGTTCTCGAGACATGGGAGTTCATCGAGAGCACACTCCCCATGCCCATGAGACCGCCGCGAGGCATACCCTCAGGAATGTCTACTTTAACGAATTTATCTCCTGTCACTCCCTCTATTCCGTAGAACTCAGCCAGCCGGCTATCGACGAAGGTGTAGTCGGAATCTATGATATCATCGATGCTCCCATCGACCTCTATGAGGTTTTTGAAGAAAACGATAGGCTCCCGATACATCGAATCTCTCAACTCAACAGAATACTCAGGGAAATATTCCTGTGAAGGACGTGCATCCTCGAGCATTTTCAACTTAAACCACTGAGAGGCAAATACCTCAGAAAGGGCCTCTGCCTTGGGGTGCGCCAGCATACGTCTGACTTGCTGTTCTAACACTACAGGATCTGTCAAAGTGCCGTCATGAGCGGCCTTGAAGAGTGGCCCGTCAGGCATCGATGACCAGAGAAAATAGCTTAAGCGTGTGGCCAACTCATACGGCTTTACCGGGTATGAATCCAGACTTCCCGAAGGGGCCTGATTTTCCTCGATGCGATACAGAAAATTGGGCGAAATTAAACTGGCGATAAGCATGTGCTTAAATGCCTCAGTTTCAGAGATATCCTTAGAGACAGCGTCATCCCAGACGGTCATATAACGAGCAAGCTCTCCTTGGTTTGGCGGCCTTCTGAAAATACGCCAAAGCAATCCTTGAAAGTTCTGAGCTGCAGCGTGACGACGCTGTTTCGGGTTATCAGACTTACCAATCGAAGCCATGATCGTTTGGACAGCACGCTTACCTTCGGGGCTTTTGTAAAAAAAGAGATCTACGACATCCACAGCGGCGTCGAAATACTTTTCAAGCATGAGCGGCTCGACCTGCAAAACACTCGCTAAGTTTTCGAAATGAAAGGTTTCATCCACAGGATCGGGGGGCATGCCCACTTCTTCAGAGACGTTATATTCGACTGCAAAGATGTCGCGCACCGT
This Opitutales bacterium DNA region includes the following protein-coding sequences:
- a CDS encoding DUF1592 domain-containing protein produces the protein MALSDFDEKVAPVFNQYCVECHSADNDQGAVDLISIHDAVGMMKDLSLLRRVYDVIDLEDMPPVDKPQLSPDEYDNVIEWLEFASEDGILEIPKDAGPGIIRRLSREEYSRTVRDIFAVEYNVSEEVGMPPDPVDETFHFENLASVLQVEPLMLEKYFDAAVDVVDLFFYKSPEGKRAVQTIMASIGKSDNPKQRRHAAAQNFQGLLWRIFRRPPNQGELARYMTVWDDAVSKDISETEAFKHMLIASLISPNFLYRIEENQAPSGSLDSYPVKPYELATRLSYFLWSSMPDGPLFKAAHDGTLTDPVVLEQQVRRMLAHPKAEALSEVFASQWFKLKMLEDARPSQEYFPEYSVELRDSMYREPIVFFKNLIEVDGSIDDIIDSDYTFVDSRLAEFYGIEGVTGDKFVKVDIPEGMPRGGLMGMGSVLSMNSHVSRTSPTLRGTYVLKVMLGQPPPPPPANASQIASDVSENIEINSFRALLAAHAQDFSCAGCHKRIDPLGFALDNFDAIGRWRESTEDEPIDTSGILPDGQRLNSFDDVKLALSQRREQVYLNVAEQMLRFALGRHLQTADRQIVNDIVDRMKATDGSIHELILSVVNSFPFLNRRNTTPAATATVAIYP